From the genome of Mixophyes fleayi isolate aMixFle1 chromosome 2, aMixFle1.hap1, whole genome shotgun sequence, one region includes:
- the PA2G4 gene encoding proliferation-associated protein 2G4 gives MSGDDEQQEQTVAEDLVVTKYKMGGDIANRVLRALVEAAAPDASILSLCEKGDALIMEETGKIFKKEKEIKKGIAFPTSISVNNTVCHFSPLKSDQDYLLKNGDLVKIDLGVHVDGFIANVAHSFVVGASKDSPVTGRKADVIKAAHLCAEAALRLVKPGNQNTQVTEAWSKISPSFNCVPIEGMLSHQLKQHVIDGEKTIIQNPTDQQKKDHEKAEFEVHEVYAVDVLISTGEGKAKDAGQRTTIYKRDPTKQYGLKMKTSRAFFSEVERRFGAMPFTLRAFEDEKKARMGVVECAKHELLQPFNVLYEKEGEYVAQFKFTVLLMPNGPMRITSGPFESEMYKSEFEVQDTELKALLQSSASRKTQKKKKKKASKNAEQATAEDNEGTE, from the exons GGGTCCTGCGTGCGCTTGTGGAGGCAGCCGCTCCGGATGCTTCTATTCTTAGCCTGTGCGAAAAGGGAGATGCTTTGATTATGGAGGAAACTGGCAagattttcaaaaaagaaaaagaaataaaaaaag GAATCGCCTTTCCAACAAGTATATCTGTTAATAACACTGTGTGTCACTTCTCTCCTCTGAAGAGTGACCAAGATTATCTTCTGAAGAATGGTGATCTAGTAAAGAT TGACCTTGGAGTCCATGTAGATGGTTTCATTGCTAATGTTGCACACAGCTTTGTTGTTGGTGCATCAAAG GATTCTCCAGTGACTGGTCGTAAAGCAGATGTTATCAAGGCTGCGCACCTTTGTGCAGAGGCTGCTCTCCGTTTGGTGAAGCCAGGAAACCAG AACACACAGGTGACTGAAGCATGGAGCAAGATTTCTCCATCATTTAACTGTGTACCAATTGAAG GGATGCTTTCTCATCAGTTGAAGCAGCATGTCATTGATGGAGAGAAGACCATCATTCAAAACCCAACTGACCAGCAAAA aaagGACCATGAAAAGGCAGAGTTTGAGGTTCATGAAGTTTATGCTGTCGATGTTCTAATTAGCAcaggagaaggaaag GCAAAGGATGCTGGACAGAGGACAACCATTTACAAAAGGGACCccacaaagcagtatggtctGAAAATGAAAACCTCCCGTGCCTTTTTCAGTGAAGTTGAGAGACGTTTTGGTGCCATGCCATTCACTCTCAG GGCATTTGAAGATGAAAAAAAGGCGCGAATGGGTGTGGTGGAGTGCGCCAAGCACGAGCTGCTCCAGCCTTTCAATGTACTATATGAAAAGGAAG GAGAATATGTTGCACAATTCAAGTTCACGGTTCTCTTGATGCCTAATGGACCCATGAGAATAACAAGTGGCCCCTTTGAATCAGAGATGTACAAATCTGAATTTGAGGTTCAGGATACAGAGTTGAAG GCACTTCTGCAAAGTTCAGCTAGTCGGAAGactcagaaaaagaaaaaaaagaag GCTTCAAAGAACGCTGAACAGGCTACGGCTGAAGATAAtgaaggcacagagtga